One window of the Janthinobacterium sp. PAMC25594 genome contains the following:
- a CDS encoding ABC transporter substrate-binding protein, which yields MQNKTLLQVAIAAAFASLAGAAFAQVPAGYPADYQKIIDAAKKEGKVVIYSATDSKAAAPLIKDFSALYPGISVEYNDMNSTEVYNRFISEVAAGGNTADVMWSSAMDLQMRLASDGYALKYKSVEAAKIPGWAMWDDQAYGTTFEPAAIVYNKRLLDPKEVPKNHDDFVKLIATPKFKDKVTTYDIEKSGVGFMFMAQDAKEYPQFLALQNAFGAAKVRVQSSTGTMMERISSGENLIGYNVLGSYALVRAKTDPSIGVVLPKDYTLILSRVQFINKNAKNVNAGKLWLDYILSHRGQTIIANGAKLFAIRADVTGETTSADLIKQIGASNVKPIPVHPIILQFLGPAKRMAFLKQWKETAGKK from the coding sequence ATGCAAAACAAGACCCTGCTTCAAGTCGCCATTGCCGCCGCGTTTGCCAGCCTGGCCGGCGCCGCTTTCGCGCAAGTACCGGCCGGCTATCCGGCCGACTACCAGAAGATCATCGACGCGGCCAAGAAGGAAGGCAAGGTGGTGATCTACAGCGCCACCGACAGCAAGGCCGCCGCGCCGCTGATCAAGGATTTCAGCGCCCTGTATCCGGGCATCTCGGTCGAATACAACGACATGAATTCCACCGAAGTGTACAACCGCTTCATTTCCGAAGTGGCGGCGGGTGGCAACACGGCCGACGTGATGTGGTCGTCGGCGATGGACTTGCAGATGCGCCTGGCCTCCGATGGCTATGCGCTCAAGTACAAATCCGTCGAAGCGGCGAAGATTCCCGGCTGGGCCATGTGGGATGACCAGGCTTACGGCACCACGTTCGAGCCGGCCGCCATCGTCTACAACAAGCGCCTGCTCGATCCGAAGGAAGTGCCGAAGAATCACGACGACTTCGTCAAGCTGATCGCCACGCCGAAATTCAAGGACAAGGTCACCACCTACGACATCGAAAAATCGGGCGTGGGCTTCATGTTCATGGCGCAGGATGCCAAGGAGTACCCGCAATTCCTGGCGCTGCAAAACGCGTTCGGTGCCGCCAAGGTACGCGTGCAATCGTCGACGGGCACCATGATGGAGCGCATCTCGTCGGGTGAAAACCTGATCGGCTACAACGTGCTGGGCTCTTATGCCCTGGTGCGCGCCAAGACCGATCCGTCGATCGGCGTGGTGCTGCCCAAGGATTACACCCTGATTTTGTCGCGCGTGCAGTTCATCAACAAGAACGCGAAGAACGTCAACGCCGGCAAGCTGTGGCTCGATTACATCTTGTCGCACCGCGGCCAGACCATCATTGCCAACGGCGCCAAGCTGTTCGCCATCCGCGCCGACGTCACGGGCGAAACCACGTCGGCTGACCTGATCAAGCAAATCGGCGCATCCAACGTCAAGCCGATTCCCGTGCACCCGATCATCCTGCAATTTCTGGGACCTGCCAAGCGCATGGCCTTCTTGAAGCAGTGGAAAGAGACAGCCGGCAAAAAATAA
- a CDS encoding tripartite tricarboxylate transporter substrate binding protein, translated as MPRSLFLLLPCLLPVFAGAQVATPAPVECVVPSKPGGAMDLTCKLAKKGLAQEGAAAAAGPMRISYLPGGIGAVAWHSMGSQRRRAEANTLVAFSGGSLLNLAQGKFGNAKAGDVRWVAALGADYGMIAVRSDSPYKTLGDLIAALRQHPDKVLIGVSGTIGSQDWLKMALVARHAGIDPKVLRFVALEGGGEVFTAMQADYVQVVSGDTSEATLNASANHARVLAVLSEKRLPGVLAGVPTAREQGVDVVWPIIRGVWMGPQVPEADYQRWVATFERAMATPQFAEWRAQAGLYPFALTGPKLTAYVRKAVDEYARQATELGLMR; from the coding sequence ATGCCGCGCTCCCTGTTCCTGTTGCTGCCATGCCTGCTGCCCGTTTTTGCCGGGGCACAGGTGGCTACGCCAGCGCCGGTCGAATGCGTGGTGCCGTCCAAGCCGGGCGGCGCCATGGATCTGACGTGCAAGCTGGCGAAAAAAGGCCTGGCGCAGGAGGGCGCGGCAGCAGCGGCAGGTCCCATGCGCATCAGCTACCTGCCGGGCGGTATCGGCGCGGTGGCCTGGCATTCGATGGGCTCGCAGCGCCGCCGCGCGGAAGCGAACACCCTGGTGGCCTTTTCGGGCGGCTCGCTGCTCAATCTGGCGCAGGGCAAGTTCGGCAATGCCAAGGCGGGCGACGTGCGCTGGGTGGCTGCGCTGGGCGCCGACTACGGCATGATCGCCGTGCGCAGCGATTCGCCCTACAAGACGCTGGGCGACCTGATCGCGGCATTGCGCCAGCATCCTGACAAGGTGCTGATCGGCGTCTCCGGCACCATCGGCAGCCAGGACTGGCTGAAGATGGCGCTGGTGGCGCGGCATGCCGGCATCGACCCGAAAGTGCTGCGTTTCGTCGCCCTCGAAGGCGGCGGCGAAGTGTTTACGGCGATGCAGGCCGATTATGTGCAGGTGGTCTCGGGCGACACGTCGGAGGCCACCCTGAACGCCAGCGCCAACCATGCGCGCGTGCTGGCGGTGCTGTCGGAAAAACGCCTGCCCGGCGTGCTGGCCGGCGTGCCGACGGCGCGCGAGCAGGGCGTCGACGTGGTCTGGCCCATCATCCGCGGCGTGTGGATGGGGCCGCAGGTGCCCGAGGCGGACTACCAGCGCTGGGTGGCCACCTTTGAGCGTGCGATGGCCACGCCGCAGTTCGCCGAATGGCGCGCCCAGGCCGGCCTGTACCCGTTCGCCCTGACGGGGCCGAAGCTGACCGCGTATGTCAGGAAGGCGGTCGACGAGTATGCGCGGCAGGCCACCGAACTCGGATTAATGCGCTGA